GCCTAGCACCCCCCGTCTCAATTCCGAACCACCGCACACCCGCCTGAGCCAGGCAGATCCGAGACCCGAATGACCATGTGCTTCGGAGGACGCGACAAAaccaacggcggcgctgcccgctCCCGCGACATTGACCGCACACTCCGCCAAGATGAAAAGCGCATGTCCAAGGAAatcaagctgctgctcctcggtaAGTCCTGGGCGTTGCTTGTGCCCGCAGCACGCGGCAGCCGTTCGTcagctgcggcagctgcgTCGTGCTTTTCCACGAGGGCGCTGTTGTGTCACCGCGTGGCAGGCATTTTACAGGGTTGACTGACTCATCCCGTGTCCCACAGGAGCTGGAGAATCGGGCAAGTCGACAATCCTCAAGCAGATGAAACTCATCTACTCGCAGGGCTTCACAAAAAATGAGCGCCTCGAGTGGAAGCCCGTCATCTTCAGCAACATTGTACAGTCTTTTCGCACCATCCAGGAAGCCATGACTGAGCTCAATTATCGCTTCGACAATGCCGACAACGAGGTAAGCTGCCCGTGGTTTGCTGCCcctccgccacggcgccgcccactgCCACTATTccccgccgcgcgctgcgccaggCTGGGTTGGCTTTCGCCTGGTGCGGCAACGTGAGACATACAGGGTCCCCAAGCTGACTTGCGTCATGCAGAAATACATGGCTCATATCCTGGTAGAGCGCGAAGTTGGGCTCGAGGAACGCTTGCCCCAAGACTACTTTGAGCCGATCAAGGCACTGTGGAACGACAGCGGCGTCAAGtcggccatcgccaagggcAACGAGTACGCGCTGCACGACAACCTGACCTAGTAAGTCTCCAGCTGGGAGCCGAGCTTGGGCATACCATTACCGTATGGTCGATCCTCGCTGACGACGTGCagcttcatcgacgacgtggagCGCATATGGTCCGACGGGTACGTCCCCAACAACCAGGACCTTCTTCGCTGCCGGTTACGGACAACGGGCATCACCGAGAGCGAGTTCGACT
Above is a genomic segment from Purpureocillium takamizusanense chromosome 2, complete sequence containing:
- the GNA2_2 gene encoding G-Protein alpha subunit (EggNog:ENOG503NWN3~COG:D~COG:T), which codes for MTMCFGGRDKTNGGAARSRDIDRTLRQDEKRMSKEIKLLLLGAGESGKSTILKQMKLIYSQGFTKNERLEWKPVIFSNIVQSFRTIQEAMTELNYRFDNADNEKYMAHILVEREVGLEERLPQDYFEPIKALWNDSGVKSAIAKGNEYALHDNLTYFIDDVERIWSDGYVPNNQDLLRCRLRTTGITESEFDLGQLRYRMFDVGGQRSERKKWIHCFENVHCLLFLVAISGYDQCLVEDKDGNQMNEALMLWESIANSHWFTKSAMILFLNKMDLFREKLPHSPITKYGFTDYHGPEDDYKSASKYFLDKFKALSRNPEKEIYGHFTNATDTNLLKITMGSVQDMIIQRNLKQLIL